From Acropora muricata isolate sample 2 chromosome 14, ASM3666990v1, whole genome shotgun sequence, one genomic window encodes:
- the LOC136898262 gene encoding transmembrane prolyl 4-hydroxylase-like isoform X2 yields MKAIFAQQQERGNFKCYRHDYESYIDNSSLQFQMNEGLESWSKHRTEGPTLSKAEEVSGNEDVSPKLTRVDPVKVGFVRELNLMPGKVHRMRTLSLRPALFEIEDFLTEKECNDIILMAQTVGLEQSKTLGEENFNVETNGNETNKESLPEGSEEIFKSLDSNDDGRLDTTEVARGVMELGRVLMNEDDAEKIMSDLSMDPNKDGLIEYDEFVMLNSEVKLNEIKEYLEKIHETNSNKRTRDSSTAFLDPYEHTDFRPLFEDLTNRIHLATDLPKDMIWSSENMQVIKYEKKQHYHCHFDSEDEEAKNVPCCHLVEAFYDSEENVECVPCRFLTVFYYLNEPELGGETAFPFADNETVEDFKKSYIAEDINKCNLAEHCYDSNLYYKPKRGTALLWYNHFVSNETGWLGPVDQASFHGGCNVIEGTKWAANNWINAAIDREADLKAWELIRVMEEEYQETMKESPFEEQTNDKEETAMEQEQSNEKGIDINKVEEGVKTDENKRIEKETLNGQVSENKQ; encoded by the exons ATGAAGGCAATCTTTGCCCAG CAACAAGAGAGGGGAAATTTTAAGTGCTACAGACATGACTACGAAAGTTATATCGACAATAGCTCACTTCAGTTTCAAATGAATGAAGGCTTGGAATCATGGTCAAAACATAG AACAGAAGGCCCAACTTTATCGAAGGCTGAGGAAGTATCTGGAAATGAAGATGTTTCACCCAAGTTAACAAGAGTGGATCCAGTCAAG GTTGGATTTGTACGCGAGTTAAATTTGATGCCGGGAAAGGTGCACAGAATGAGAACCTTAAGTCTCAGACCTGCGCTGTTTG AAATCGAAGATTTTCTTACGGAAAAGGAGTGCAATGACATAATCTTGATGGCACAAACAGTTGGGCTGGAGCAATCAAAGACACTtggagaagaaaattttaacgtTGAAACCAATGGTAACGAAACCAACAAGGAAAGTTTACCAGAAGGTTCTGAGGAGATCTTCAAGAGCCTCGATTCAAACGATGACGGACGTCTTGACACAACAGAG GTTGCTAGAGGTGTAATGGAACTTGGACGAGTTCTCATGAACGAAGATGACGCTGAAAAAAT AATGTCTGATTTGAGTATGGATCCTAACAAAGACG GGTTAATTGAATACGACGAATTTGTCATGTTGAACTCGGAAGTTAAACTGAACGAAATAAAGGAATATTTGGAGAAAATCCACgaaacaaattcaaataaacGGACTCGGGACAGTAGTACGGCGTTTCTTGATCCCTATGAGCACACTGATTTTAGACCACTTTTTGAGGATCTCACTAACAG GATTCATTTGGCTACCGACCTACCGAAGGACATGATTTGGAGCAGTGAAAATATGCAG GTAATAAAGTACGAGAAAAAACAACATTACCACTGTCATTTTGATTCTGAAGATGAAGAGGCAAAGAATGTGCCTTGTTGCCATTTGGTTGAAGCTTTTTATGATAGCGAAGAAAATGTAGAATGTGTTCCGTGTAG ATTTTTGACGGTCTTTTATTACTTAAACGAGCCTGAACTCGGAGGGGAGACAGCTTTTCCATTCGCAGACAATGAGACAGTAGAAGACTTTAAG AAATCTTACATAGCAGAAGATATAAACAAATGTAATCTAGCTGAACACTGTTACGATTCAAATCTTTATTACAAACCTAAACGCGGCACAGCCCTACTATGGTATAATCATTTTGTTAGCAATGAAACTGGTTGGCTAGGGCCTGTTGATCAAGCTAGCTTTCATGGAGGCTGCAACGTTATTGAAGGTACAAAATGGGCGGCAAATAATTGGATTAATGCCGCAATCGATCGAGAAGCTGACTTGAAGGCTTGGGAATTAATTCGGGTAATGGAAGAAGAATATCAAGAGACAATGAAGGAGAGTCCATTTGAGGAACAAACAAATGATAAAGAGGAAACTGCGATGGAGCAAGAGCAAAGCAATGAAAAGGGAATCGATATCAATAAAGTTGAAGAGGGTGTGAAAacagacgaaaacaaaagaatcgAGAAAGAGACATTGAACGGGCAAGTAAGCGAAAATAAGCAATAA
- the LOC136898262 gene encoding transmembrane prolyl 4-hydroxylase-like isoform X4, with the protein MPGKVHRMRTLSLRPALFEIEDFLTEKECNDIILMAQTVGLEQSKTLGEENFNVETNGNETNKESLPEGSEEIFKSLDSNDDGRLDTTEVARGVMELGRVLMNEDDAEKIMSDLSMDPNKDGLIEYDEFVMLNSEVKLNEIKEYLEKIHETNSNKRTRDSSTAFLDPYEHTDFRPLFEDLTNRIHLATDLPKDMIWSSENMQVIKYEKKQHYHCHFDSEDEEAKNVPCCHLVEAFYDSEENVECVPCRFLTVFYYLNEPELGGETAFPFADNETVEDFKKSYIAEDINKCNLAEHCYDSNLYYKPKRGTALLWYNHFVSNETGWLGPVDQASFHGGCNVIEGTKWAANNWINAAIDREADLKAWELIRVMEEEYQETMKESPFEEQTNDKEETAMEQEQSNEKGIDINKVEEGVKTDENKRIEKETLNGQVSENKQ; encoded by the exons ATGCCGGGAAAGGTGCACAGAATGAGAACCTTAAGTCTCAGACCTGCGCTGTTTG AAATCGAAGATTTTCTTACGGAAAAGGAGTGCAATGACATAATCTTGATGGCACAAACAGTTGGGCTGGAGCAATCAAAGACACTtggagaagaaaattttaacgtTGAAACCAATGGTAACGAAACCAACAAGGAAAGTTTACCAGAAGGTTCTGAGGAGATCTTCAAGAGCCTCGATTCAAACGATGACGGACGTCTTGACACAACAGAG GTTGCTAGAGGTGTAATGGAACTTGGACGAGTTCTCATGAACGAAGATGACGCTGAAAAAAT AATGTCTGATTTGAGTATGGATCCTAACAAAGACG GGTTAATTGAATACGACGAATTTGTCATGTTGAACTCGGAAGTTAAACTGAACGAAATAAAGGAATATTTGGAGAAAATCCACgaaacaaattcaaataaacGGACTCGGGACAGTAGTACGGCGTTTCTTGATCCCTATGAGCACACTGATTTTAGACCACTTTTTGAGGATCTCACTAACAG GATTCATTTGGCTACCGACCTACCGAAGGACATGATTTGGAGCAGTGAAAATATGCAG GTAATAAAGTACGAGAAAAAACAACATTACCACTGTCATTTTGATTCTGAAGATGAAGAGGCAAAGAATGTGCCTTGTTGCCATTTGGTTGAAGCTTTTTATGATAGCGAAGAAAATGTAGAATGTGTTCCGTGTAG ATTTTTGACGGTCTTTTATTACTTAAACGAGCCTGAACTCGGAGGGGAGACAGCTTTTCCATTCGCAGACAATGAGACAGTAGAAGACTTTAAG AAATCTTACATAGCAGAAGATATAAACAAATGTAATCTAGCTGAACACTGTTACGATTCAAATCTTTATTACAAACCTAAACGCGGCACAGCCCTACTATGGTATAATCATTTTGTTAGCAATGAAACTGGTTGGCTAGGGCCTGTTGATCAAGCTAGCTTTCATGGAGGCTGCAACGTTATTGAAGGTACAAAATGGGCGGCAAATAATTGGATTAATGCCGCAATCGATCGAGAAGCTGACTTGAAGGCTTGGGAATTAATTCGGGTAATGGAAGAAGAATATCAAGAGACAATGAAGGAGAGTCCATTTGAGGAACAAACAAATGATAAAGAGGAAACTGCGATGGAGCAAGAGCAAAGCAATGAAAAGGGAATCGATATCAATAAAGTTGAAGAGGGTGTGAAAacagacgaaaacaaaagaatcgAGAAAGAGACATTGAACGGGCAAGTAAGCGAAAATAAGCAATAA
- the LOC136898262 gene encoding transmembrane prolyl 4-hydroxylase-like isoform X1: MFFIPCILYFILFDFLVNAKSANKDLSRRVEYLDNSMVCQVVATPLEITWIKSTNSKQQERGNFKCYRHDYESYIDNSSLQFQMNEGLESWSKHRTEGPTLSKAEEVSGNEDVSPKLTRVDPVKVGFVRELNLMPGKVHRMRTLSLRPALFEIEDFLTEKECNDIILMAQTVGLEQSKTLGEENFNVETNGNETNKESLPEGSEEIFKSLDSNDDGRLDTTEVARGVMELGRVLMNEDDAEKIMSDLSMDPNKDGLIEYDEFVMLNSEVKLNEIKEYLEKIHETNSNKRTRDSSTAFLDPYEHTDFRPLFEDLTNRIHLATDLPKDMIWSSENMQVIKYEKKQHYHCHFDSEDEEAKNVPCCHLVEAFYDSEENVECVPCRFLTVFYYLNEPELGGETAFPFADNETVEDFKKSYIAEDINKCNLAEHCYDSNLYYKPKRGTALLWYNHFVSNETGWLGPVDQASFHGGCNVIEGTKWAANNWINAAIDREADLKAWELIRVMEEEYQETMKESPFEEQTNDKEETAMEQEQSNEKGIDINKVEEGVKTDENKRIEKETLNGQVSENKQ, from the exons ATGTTCTTTATTCCCTGCATTCTATATTTCATTCTGTTTGATTTTCTTGTAAATGCAAAATCAGCTAACAAGGACTTGAGTCGGAGAGTTGAGTATCTCGATAATTCAATGGTTTGTCAGGTGGTTGCAACACCTCTAGAAATAACGTGGATAAAATCAACAAATTCAAAG CAACAAGAGAGGGGAAATTTTAAGTGCTACAGACATGACTACGAAAGTTATATCGACAATAGCTCACTTCAGTTTCAAATGAATGAAGGCTTGGAATCATGGTCAAAACATAG AACAGAAGGCCCAACTTTATCGAAGGCTGAGGAAGTATCTGGAAATGAAGATGTTTCACCCAAGTTAACAAGAGTGGATCCAGTCAAG GTTGGATTTGTACGCGAGTTAAATTTGATGCCGGGAAAGGTGCACAGAATGAGAACCTTAAGTCTCAGACCTGCGCTGTTTG AAATCGAAGATTTTCTTACGGAAAAGGAGTGCAATGACATAATCTTGATGGCACAAACAGTTGGGCTGGAGCAATCAAAGACACTtggagaagaaaattttaacgtTGAAACCAATGGTAACGAAACCAACAAGGAAAGTTTACCAGAAGGTTCTGAGGAGATCTTCAAGAGCCTCGATTCAAACGATGACGGACGTCTTGACACAACAGAG GTTGCTAGAGGTGTAATGGAACTTGGACGAGTTCTCATGAACGAAGATGACGCTGAAAAAAT AATGTCTGATTTGAGTATGGATCCTAACAAAGACG GGTTAATTGAATACGACGAATTTGTCATGTTGAACTCGGAAGTTAAACTGAACGAAATAAAGGAATATTTGGAGAAAATCCACgaaacaaattcaaataaacGGACTCGGGACAGTAGTACGGCGTTTCTTGATCCCTATGAGCACACTGATTTTAGACCACTTTTTGAGGATCTCACTAACAG GATTCATTTGGCTACCGACCTACCGAAGGACATGATTTGGAGCAGTGAAAATATGCAG GTAATAAAGTACGAGAAAAAACAACATTACCACTGTCATTTTGATTCTGAAGATGAAGAGGCAAAGAATGTGCCTTGTTGCCATTTGGTTGAAGCTTTTTATGATAGCGAAGAAAATGTAGAATGTGTTCCGTGTAG ATTTTTGACGGTCTTTTATTACTTAAACGAGCCTGAACTCGGAGGGGAGACAGCTTTTCCATTCGCAGACAATGAGACAGTAGAAGACTTTAAG AAATCTTACATAGCAGAAGATATAAACAAATGTAATCTAGCTGAACACTGTTACGATTCAAATCTTTATTACAAACCTAAACGCGGCACAGCCCTACTATGGTATAATCATTTTGTTAGCAATGAAACTGGTTGGCTAGGGCCTGTTGATCAAGCTAGCTTTCATGGAGGCTGCAACGTTATTGAAGGTACAAAATGGGCGGCAAATAATTGGATTAATGCCGCAATCGATCGAGAAGCTGACTTGAAGGCTTGGGAATTAATTCGGGTAATGGAAGAAGAATATCAAGAGACAATGAAGGAGAGTCCATTTGAGGAACAAACAAATGATAAAGAGGAAACTGCGATGGAGCAAGAGCAAAGCAATGAAAAGGGAATCGATATCAATAAAGTTGAAGAGGGTGTGAAAacagacgaaaacaaaagaatcgAGAAAGAGACATTGAACGGGCAAGTAAGCGAAAATAAGCAATAA
- the LOC136898262 gene encoding transmembrane prolyl 4-hydroxylase-like isoform X3 — MLSSFIEQQERGNFKCYRHDYESYIDNSSLQFQMNEGLESWSKHRTEGPTLSKAEEVSGNEDVSPKLTRVDPVKVGFVRELNLMPGKVHRMRTLSLRPALFEIEDFLTEKECNDIILMAQTVGLEQSKTLGEENFNVETNGNETNKESLPEGSEEIFKSLDSNDDGRLDTTEVARGVMELGRVLMNEDDAEKIMSDLSMDPNKDGLIEYDEFVMLNSEVKLNEIKEYLEKIHETNSNKRTRDSSTAFLDPYEHTDFRPLFEDLTNRIHLATDLPKDMIWSSENMQVIKYEKKQHYHCHFDSEDEEAKNVPCCHLVEAFYDSEENVECVPCRFLTVFYYLNEPELGGETAFPFADNETVEDFKKSYIAEDINKCNLAEHCYDSNLYYKPKRGTALLWYNHFVSNETGWLGPVDQASFHGGCNVIEGTKWAANNWINAAIDREADLKAWELIRVMEEEYQETMKESPFEEQTNDKEETAMEQEQSNEKGIDINKVEEGVKTDENKRIEKETLNGQVSENKQ, encoded by the exons ATGCTTTCCAGTTTCATCGAG CAACAAGAGAGGGGAAATTTTAAGTGCTACAGACATGACTACGAAAGTTATATCGACAATAGCTCACTTCAGTTTCAAATGAATGAAGGCTTGGAATCATGGTCAAAACATAG AACAGAAGGCCCAACTTTATCGAAGGCTGAGGAAGTATCTGGAAATGAAGATGTTTCACCCAAGTTAACAAGAGTGGATCCAGTCAAG GTTGGATTTGTACGCGAGTTAAATTTGATGCCGGGAAAGGTGCACAGAATGAGAACCTTAAGTCTCAGACCTGCGCTGTTTG AAATCGAAGATTTTCTTACGGAAAAGGAGTGCAATGACATAATCTTGATGGCACAAACAGTTGGGCTGGAGCAATCAAAGACACTtggagaagaaaattttaacgtTGAAACCAATGGTAACGAAACCAACAAGGAAAGTTTACCAGAAGGTTCTGAGGAGATCTTCAAGAGCCTCGATTCAAACGATGACGGACGTCTTGACACAACAGAG GTTGCTAGAGGTGTAATGGAACTTGGACGAGTTCTCATGAACGAAGATGACGCTGAAAAAAT AATGTCTGATTTGAGTATGGATCCTAACAAAGACG GGTTAATTGAATACGACGAATTTGTCATGTTGAACTCGGAAGTTAAACTGAACGAAATAAAGGAATATTTGGAGAAAATCCACgaaacaaattcaaataaacGGACTCGGGACAGTAGTACGGCGTTTCTTGATCCCTATGAGCACACTGATTTTAGACCACTTTTTGAGGATCTCACTAACAG GATTCATTTGGCTACCGACCTACCGAAGGACATGATTTGGAGCAGTGAAAATATGCAG GTAATAAAGTACGAGAAAAAACAACATTACCACTGTCATTTTGATTCTGAAGATGAAGAGGCAAAGAATGTGCCTTGTTGCCATTTGGTTGAAGCTTTTTATGATAGCGAAGAAAATGTAGAATGTGTTCCGTGTAG ATTTTTGACGGTCTTTTATTACTTAAACGAGCCTGAACTCGGAGGGGAGACAGCTTTTCCATTCGCAGACAATGAGACAGTAGAAGACTTTAAG AAATCTTACATAGCAGAAGATATAAACAAATGTAATCTAGCTGAACACTGTTACGATTCAAATCTTTATTACAAACCTAAACGCGGCACAGCCCTACTATGGTATAATCATTTTGTTAGCAATGAAACTGGTTGGCTAGGGCCTGTTGATCAAGCTAGCTTTCATGGAGGCTGCAACGTTATTGAAGGTACAAAATGGGCGGCAAATAATTGGATTAATGCCGCAATCGATCGAGAAGCTGACTTGAAGGCTTGGGAATTAATTCGGGTAATGGAAGAAGAATATCAAGAGACAATGAAGGAGAGTCCATTTGAGGAACAAACAAATGATAAAGAGGAAACTGCGATGGAGCAAGAGCAAAGCAATGAAAAGGGAATCGATATCAATAAAGTTGAAGAGGGTGTGAAAacagacgaaaacaaaagaatcgAGAAAGAGACATTGAACGGGCAAGTAAGCGAAAATAAGCAATAA